The proteins below are encoded in one region of Pseudonocardia sp. DSM 110487:
- a CDS encoding LacI family DNA-binding transcriptional regulator, whose amino-acid sequence MVRLEDVARAAGVSKATASRALSRPDLVAADTRERVQRLAAEMGLNLNPAARALFTGRTGALAMIVPSLTNPYFAPILAGAQQELATGNGHALIAASDGGTGEIELAHSLLGHADGALLIAPRAGDDDIRQLASRMPLVVIDRHVRGVPAFVADTPRGVGQLVTHLNNLGHRRIGYVGGPDGSSLDRLRIAAAKRHATAAGGGVEVVGSATPELDTGLRLAAQWPFGPDVTAVVAYSSFIALGLLIGLRERGTDVPGEVSIAAVDHLAAAGGLLTSLRVPLEDLGRAAASALRSSPPAPDPRVTKIRAELVEGRSTADARR is encoded by the coding sequence GTGGTCCGGCTCGAGGACGTTGCCCGTGCCGCCGGGGTGTCCAAGGCCACCGCCTCCCGGGCCCTGAGCCGGCCCGACCTGGTGGCGGCCGACACGCGGGAACGGGTGCAGCGGCTGGCCGCGGAGATGGGGCTCAACCTCAACCCGGCCGCCCGCGCCCTGTTCACCGGCCGGACCGGTGCCCTCGCCATGATCGTCCCGTCGCTGACCAACCCCTACTTCGCCCCGATCCTGGCCGGCGCCCAGCAGGAGCTCGCCACCGGGAACGGGCACGCGCTGATCGCCGCGTCCGACGGTGGGACGGGCGAGATCGAGCTGGCGCACAGCCTCCTCGGGCACGCCGACGGCGCGCTCCTGATCGCGCCCCGGGCGGGCGACGACGACATCCGGCAGCTCGCCTCCCGCATGCCGCTCGTCGTGATCGACCGCCACGTGCGCGGCGTGCCCGCGTTCGTGGCCGACACGCCCCGCGGCGTCGGGCAGCTGGTCACCCACCTGAACAACCTCGGCCACCGCCGGATCGGCTACGTCGGCGGCCCCGACGGCTCATCGCTGGACCGGCTGCGCATCGCCGCGGCGAAGCGGCACGCGACCGCGGCAGGCGGCGGCGTCGAGGTGGTCGGCTCCGCCACGCCCGAGCTCGACACCGGGCTTCGCCTCGCCGCGCAGTGGCCGTTCGGCCCCGATGTCACCGCGGTGGTTGCCTACAGCAGCTTCATCGCCCTCGGCCTGCTCATCGGCCTGCGGGAACGCGGCACGGACGTGCCGGGAGAGGTGAGCATCGCCGCCGTCGACCACCTCGCCGCCGCCGGAGGCCTGCTCACCTCCCTCCGCGTGCCGCTGGAGGACCTGGGCCGAGCCGCCGCATCAGCGCTGCGCTCCTCCCCGCCCGCCCCCGACCCCCGCGTGACGAAGATCAGGGCCGAGCTCGTGGAGGGTCGCAGCACGGCGGACGCCCGTCGCTGA
- the rsfS gene encoding ribosome silencing factor, translated as MTATDDALDMARVAVAAAADKKAQDIVVLDVSDQLVITDCFVIASAPNERQVQAIVDEVEEKLRLHGAKPTRREGTREGRWVLLDFVDVVVHVQHTEERGFYGLDRLWKDCPRIAFPEAVIDAGPSADTTGPTA; from the coding sequence GTGACGGCGACCGACGACGCGCTCGACATGGCCCGCGTGGCAGTGGCCGCCGCGGCCGACAAGAAAGCGCAGGACATCGTCGTGCTCGACGTGTCCGACCAGCTCGTGATCACCGATTGCTTCGTGATCGCGTCAGCCCCCAACGAACGGCAGGTGCAGGCCATCGTCGACGAGGTCGAGGAGAAGCTGCGCCTGCACGGCGCCAAGCCGACGCGCCGGGAGGGCACGCGCGAAGGGCGCTGGGTGCTCCTGGACTTCGTCGACGTGGTCGTGCACGTCCAGCACACCGAGGAGCGTGGCTTCTACGGGCTGGACCGGCTGTGGAAGGACTGCCCGCGGATCGCGTTCCCGGAGGCGGTCATCGACGCCGGGCCGTCCGCCGACACGACGGGACCGACGGCGTGA
- a CDS encoding DegV family protein, translating into MPVAVVVTDSTAYLPKGVAEERGIRVVALEVRIGDRVGREGIDIDAAELSAALADRRLDVQTSRPTPAEFIACYRAALDGGADEVVSVHLSRELSGTWDAARLAADEVGSERVHVVDSRSTGMGLGFAVLAAAEAARVGSPGVEVAAAAEAVAARCRLFFSVETLDRLRRGGRIGAAAALVGTALAVKPLLHVAQGRIVPLEKVRTTARAAQRLVELAVKAAGDGPVDLAVHHLAAASRAEEVAARLRERLPHVARLLVSEVGAVIGAHVGPGLLGVVVVPKG; encoded by the coding sequence GTGCCTGTCGCCGTCGTCGTCACGGACTCCACCGCCTACCTCCCGAAGGGAGTGGCGGAGGAACGGGGGATCAGGGTCGTCGCGCTCGAGGTCCGGATCGGCGACCGGGTCGGACGCGAGGGCATCGACATCGACGCCGCCGAGCTGTCCGCGGCGCTGGCCGATCGGCGCCTCGACGTGCAGACGTCCCGGCCGACGCCGGCCGAGTTCATCGCGTGCTACCGAGCGGCGCTCGACGGCGGCGCCGACGAGGTGGTGTCGGTGCACCTGTCGCGGGAGCTCTCCGGCACGTGGGACGCGGCCAGGCTGGCGGCCGATGAGGTCGGTTCGGAGCGGGTGCACGTGGTCGACTCCAGGTCCACCGGCATGGGCCTTGGTTTCGCGGTGCTGGCTGCCGCCGAGGCCGCACGGGTCGGGTCGCCGGGCGTCGAGGTGGCGGCCGCGGCGGAGGCCGTCGCGGCGCGGTGCCGCCTGTTCTTCTCGGTCGAGACGCTCGACCGGCTCCGCCGCGGGGGACGCATCGGAGCCGCGGCCGCGCTCGTCGGCACCGCACTGGCGGTGAAGCCATTGCTGCACGTGGCGCAGGGCCGCATCGTGCCGCTGGAGAAGGTGCGCACCACGGCGCGCGCCGCCCAGCGGCTCGTGGAGCTCGCCGTCAAGGCGGCGGGGGACGGGCCGGTCGACCTCGCGGTGCACCACCTGGCCGCGGCCTCGCGGGCCGAGGAGGTCGCGGCCCGGTTGCGGGAGCGGTTGCCCCATGTGGCGCGGCTGCTCGTGTCGGAGGTCGGGGCGGTGATCGGCGCGCACGTCGGGCCCGGCCTGCTCGGTGTGGTCGTGGTGCCGAAGGGCTGA
- the octT gene encoding diglucosylglycerate octanoyltransferase, protein MLLVLGDSLAFHGPERPEPADDPRLWPNVAAAARGARAEIVAGTGWTARHAWHALISDPRVWAVLPAVDALVLGVGGMDTLPSPLPTALRELIPVLRPDGLRRRARSAYLRAQPVLARAFAQVLPGGGPVALPPRLTVQYLERCRSAVLAVRPGLPVVAALPPPHRAECYASVHPGRLRGERATREWARASGVALLDLPALVTDHVLGGHGNPDGMHWGWEAHAAVGEACARLLGR, encoded by the coding sequence GTGCTGCTGGTGCTCGGCGACTCGCTCGCCTTCCACGGCCCGGAGCGACCCGAGCCCGCCGACGACCCCCGGCTCTGGCCGAACGTCGCCGCGGCCGCGCGCGGCGCCCGCGCCGAGATCGTCGCCGGAACCGGCTGGACAGCGCGGCACGCCTGGCACGCGCTGATCTCCGATCCGCGCGTGTGGGCCGTCCTGCCGGCCGTCGACGCGCTCGTGCTGGGCGTCGGCGGCATGGACACCCTCCCGTCCCCGCTGCCCACCGCGTTGCGCGAGCTCATCCCGGTGTTGCGCCCTGACGGGCTGCGCCGCCGTGCCCGTTCCGCCTACCTGCGCGCGCAGCCGGTGCTCGCGCGGGCCTTCGCCCAGGTTCTGCCGGGGGGCGGGCCGGTGGCGCTGCCGCCGCGGCTCACCGTGCAGTACCTGGAGCGATGCCGCAGCGCCGTGCTCGCGGTCCGCCCCGGCCTCCCCGTCGTGGCCGCGCTGCCACCGCCGCACCGCGCCGAGTGCTACGCGTCGGTGCATCCCGGACGGCTGCGTGGCGAGCGAGCCACCCGGGAGTGGGCCCGCGCGTCGGGGGTGGCCCTGCTCGACCTGCCCGCCCTCGTCACCGACCACGTATTGGGTGGCCACGGCAACCCGGACGGGATGCACTGGGGATGGGAGGCCCATGCCGCGGTCGGGGAGGCGTGTGCTCGGTTGCTGGGACGGTAG
- a CDS encoding ATP-binding protein, with amino-acid sequence MGIPPHPADDVISMVLMADPVSLSVVRERFRRWLGELCWPPREVDDVVMAVNEAVTSAVEHTHPSAIGAEVRVAARQYAEPDGGRRILVAVAGGEHWTPEPQGFEGPGLLMIHSCMDAIEVTREDEGTTMLLTSAKVPPLGK; translated from the coding sequence GTGGGAATCCCGCCGCATCCAGCCGACGACGTGATCTCCATGGTGCTCATGGCCGATCCGGTATCGCTCTCGGTCGTACGTGAACGCTTCCGGCGCTGGCTCGGGGAGCTCTGCTGGCCTCCGCGCGAGGTCGATGACGTCGTGATGGCCGTCAACGAGGCCGTGACCAGCGCCGTGGAGCACACCCACCCCTCGGCCATCGGCGCGGAGGTGAGGGTGGCGGCCCGCCAGTACGCCGAGCCGGACGGCGGGCGGCGGATCCTCGTGGCGGTCGCCGGCGGCGAGCACTGGACACCCGAGCCACAGGGCTTCGAGGGGCCCGGCCTCCTGATGATCCATTCCTGCATGGACGCCATCGAGGTGACCCGGGAGGACGAGGGCACCACGATGCTGCTGACGAGCGCGAAGGTGCCACCGCTGGGAAAGTGA
- a CDS encoding helix-hairpin-helix domain-containing protein, whose amino-acid sequence MTRSESLVLPASPEPAGIPEEDVLGPGGVWPPPRPAGGRLRLDPPTVPMLLAGAPQAQPRAGPRRPLERLVPDEQLSDVGADDSFALPPERLGRVGAALRRLAPASWRGARVDPGRPGATALALVAAVAAVAAAVGVWFERPRAEPVPDLPAVTVSAAATAAAAPTSAVATTAAVPTAPPAPLVVSVSGKVHRPGLVEVPEGARVADVLDAAGGALPGTDLSALNLARRVVDGEQVAVGVPAAPDAAPLANPGAPPSPASGAPTGKVDLNAAAVEQLDALPGVGPVTAQRILEWRTRHGRFTRVEQLREIEGIGERRFAQLRELVMV is encoded by the coding sequence ATGACGCGATCCGAATCCCTCGTCCTGCCTGCGTCGCCCGAGCCCGCGGGCATACCCGAGGAGGACGTGCTCGGCCCCGGCGGGGTCTGGCCGCCGCCCCGACCGGCGGGCGGGCGGCTCCGGCTCGATCCGCCCACGGTGCCGATGCTGCTCGCCGGCGCGCCCCAGGCGCAGCCGCGGGCGGGCCCGCGCCGGCCCCTGGAGCGTCTCGTACCGGACGAGCAGCTCAGCGACGTCGGAGCGGACGATTCCTTCGCGCTCCCGCCGGAGCGGCTCGGTCGCGTCGGTGCGGCGCTGCGCCGGCTGGCGCCAGCGTCGTGGCGTGGGGCGCGCGTCGACCCCGGTCGTCCCGGCGCCACCGCGCTCGCGCTCGTGGCCGCGGTCGCCGCGGTGGCGGCAGCGGTGGGGGTCTGGTTCGAGCGGCCGCGGGCGGAGCCGGTGCCCGACCTGCCTGCGGTCACGGTGTCCGCCGCTGCCACCGCCGCGGCGGCGCCCACGTCGGCGGTTGCCACCACCGCGGCGGTCCCGACCGCACCGCCTGCCCCGCTCGTGGTGAGCGTGTCGGGCAAGGTCCACCGGCCCGGTCTCGTCGAGGTGCCGGAGGGGGCCCGCGTCGCCGACGTGCTCGACGCTGCAGGCGGGGCGCTCCCCGGCACCGACCTCTCGGCGCTCAACCTGGCACGCCGCGTCGTCGACGGCGAGCAGGTCGCGGTGGGGGTTCCGGCAGCGCCGGACGCCGCCCCGCTCGCGAATCCCGGCGCCCCACCCTCGCCGGCGAGCGGCGCACCCACGGGCAAGGTCGATCTCAACGCCGCCGCCGTCGAGCAGCTCGACGCATTGCCCGGCGTGGGTCCGGTCACGGCCCAACGGATCCTCGAATGGCGCACCCGCCATGGCCGGTTCACGCGGGTGGAACAGCTGCGGGAGATCGAGGGCATCGGCGAGCGCCGGTTCGCGCAGCTGCGGGAGCTGGTCATGGTGTGA
- a CDS encoding cupin domain-containing protein produces the protein MTGTQQSPASRIVTPVITTQETQRAIPFLGQSYRVRVSGEDTAGTFAVLDTEALRGHGSPMHVHRNDCEIFLVLEGTLRVVVDGQEHEAGAGSAAVLPAGRPHGFVVTSAAARYLTMHHGPAFERFAAAASGEGDGIPAPSRLTEIAAAHGIDIIGPPPAP, from the coding sequence ATGACCGGTACGCAGCAGAGCCCAGCGTCCCGCATCGTGACCCCGGTGATCACCACCCAGGAGACCCAGCGAGCGATTCCGTTCCTCGGGCAGTCGTACCGCGTCAGGGTCTCCGGCGAGGACACCGCCGGCACCTTCGCGGTGCTCGACACCGAGGCCCTGCGTGGCCACGGCAGCCCGATGCACGTGCACCGCAACGACTGCGAGATCTTCCTCGTCCTCGAGGGCACGCTGCGGGTCGTCGTGGACGGGCAGGAACACGAGGCAGGCGCAGGCAGCGCCGCGGTGCTACCTGCGGGCCGCCCCCACGGCTTCGTCGTCACCAGCGCGGCGGCCCGCTACCTGACCATGCACCACGGGCCCGCGTTCGAGCGGTTCGCGGCGGCCGCGTCCGGCGAGGGCGACGGCATCCCCGCACCTTCGCGGCTGACCGAAATCGCCGCCGCTCACGGCATCGACATCATCGGTCCACCGCCGGCGCCCTGA
- a CDS encoding histidine phosphatase family protein, giving the protein MSLRRLVLLRHGQTDYNVGGRMQGHLDSMLTETGVEQAAAVAPEIARLMPDRLISSDLRRAVDTADLVSTACGLPVKYDARLRETHLGEWQGRTVAEIEESWPGAIATWRSDPGWAPPGGESRIEVVRRSLPVVEELDEEYGSDGSDTSVVLVAHGGLIAGLVCGLLALPATAWPAIGGIGNCRWAALARRADHPRWRLAGYNVGLGT; this is encoded by the coding sequence GTGAGCCTGCGCAGGCTGGTCCTGCTGCGTCACGGCCAGACCGACTACAACGTCGGCGGCCGCATGCAGGGGCATCTCGACTCGATGCTCACCGAAACCGGAGTCGAGCAGGCGGCTGCCGTCGCACCCGAGATCGCCCGGCTGATGCCGGACCGGCTGATCAGCTCGGATCTGCGGCGCGCCGTGGACACCGCCGACCTCGTCTCGACAGCCTGCGGTCTGCCCGTCAAGTACGACGCGCGACTGCGGGAGACCCACCTCGGGGAGTGGCAGGGCCGCACGGTCGCCGAGATCGAGGAGAGCTGGCCAGGCGCGATCGCCACATGGCGCTCGGATCCCGGTTGGGCGCCGCCGGGCGGGGAGTCGCGCATCGAGGTGGTGCGCCGCTCGCTGCCCGTCGTCGAGGAGCTGGACGAGGAGTACGGATCCGATGGGTCGGACACGAGCGTCGTGCTGGTGGCCCACGGTGGCCTGATCGCCGGGCTGGTGTGCGGGCTGCTGGCGCTGCCCGCCACGGCGTGGCCCGCGATCGGCGGTATCGGCAACTGCCGGTGGGCCGCGCTGGCGCGCCGGGCCGACCACCCGCGATGGCGGCTCGCCGGGTACAACGTCGGCCTCGGTACCTGA
- a CDS encoding STAS domain-containing protein, with translation MNGPLGGVPPAEQLMTIERDDRGGCLVLVVHGEVDLSTGGRLMEAGNAALHESAHQPVVLDLTGVDFLSSSGLGLLVALHDDGRELGAPLRVVVDPTRPVIRPIRTMGLDEVLSLFRTLDEAVAA, from the coding sequence ATGAACGGCCCACTCGGCGGGGTACCGCCAGCCGAGCAGTTGATGACGATCGAGCGTGACGACCGAGGCGGCTGCCTGGTGCTGGTCGTGCACGGCGAGGTGGACCTGAGCACTGGAGGGCGGCTGATGGAGGCCGGCAACGCGGCGCTGCACGAATCTGCGCACCAGCCGGTGGTCCTCGACCTCACGGGGGTCGACTTCCTCTCCTCCTCAGGGCTCGGGCTGCTCGTCGCCCTGCACGACGACGGCCGGGAGCTGGGCGCCCCGTTACGGGTGGTCGTCGACCCGACCCGGCCGGTGATCCGGCCGATCCGCACGATGGGCCTTGACGAGGTGCTGTCGCTCTTCCGCACCCTCGACGAGGCCGTCGCGGCCTGA